The genomic stretch AATTTCGGAATCAGTCTCTTTTTGAGCATTTCGCGCTTTATGGATTCCAGCGGAGAAAATTACTGACCAGTTCGATCCCGCTGTCCTGGCTCTTCTCGGGATGAAACTGGGTCGCGGCAATATTGTCTTTGGCGATGATCGCGGTGACCGGCTGGCCGTATTGCGCGAGGCCGACGATGTCTTCGGCGTTGTTGCAGCTCATCGCAAAGCTGTGCACGAAATAGAACGCCAGGTTCTTTTCGCTGATATTGGCAAGGATGGGATGGTTGCGCTCCTTGGCCACCATGTTCCAGCCCATATGCGGGATCTTCAGCTTGGGATCGTTGGGCCGCAGACGCTGGATGTCGGCATCAAACCAGCCGAGGCCCTTATGCAGGACGCCGTCGTCGGCGTGCTCTTCCGAGGTCTTTGCGAGCAACTGCATCCCGAGGCAAACGGCCAAAAACGGTTTGCCCTTTTCGCGGACCTGGCGATTGAGGATTTCATCGATGTCGCGGGCGCGGATGTTGTTCATGGCATCGCCGAAGGCACCGACCCCCGGCAAGATGACGTGCGAGGCGTCAGCGATCGCTGACGCCTCGTGGGTTACGACGGGATTGTAGCCGCAATACTCGACGGCATTGCGGACCGACCGCACATTGTTGATGCCGTAGTCGACGATCGCAACGTCTGACATCACTCAAGCTCCGACGCACCGATCAGGCGCTGCTCGATTTACCCTTGTTCAACCCTTGCCGCCGATCTCAACACCCGGATGGTTCGGCCATGGCACCTCGGTCCGGTCCCATTTGTCCATATCGGGCATCCGCCTGCCCGGCTCGACATCGTTTGGTGAGAACTGCCACGGACTGACCTCGTGCTTGATCGCGATGCCGAGGAATTGCTCTTCGGTGAGTTGCAGATAATCGAGGAACAGATCGAGGCTCGGCGGCCGCTTTCCGTCATATTGACGAACGAGCTTTTCGCCTTCCTCGCGCGTCATTCGCTTGTTGCGGATGTCGATGTTGGCGAGATGATTGGTCCGGCCCATGCCGCGCTTGATGAATTTCAAATAGTCGCGCACGCCCTGGAAGAAGCACTCGACCTTCTCATAGTCGTATTCCGGCGGAATCCCCTCGACTTCCTGCCCCTTCCAGCCGAGTTCGCGCTTGATGATCTCGACGTGCCTCTTGGTGTCCCATTTAATGTAGCTGCCGAGGCAGATCGAACGGCACTTGATCCGCATCAATTCCTTCCGCGGCGGATAGACGAACGGATACAGATCGCGCTTGGCGACGCGGCCGCCCAAAAATTCGTACATATCGTCGGCGGTGATGCCCAGATTCATCGCGCGGTTGAAGCGCTTCTCGTCGACTTCTTCCATCTCGTCGTAGGAATAGAACGACTGGTATTCGGCGAGACTCTCGCCCCAGAACAACAGCGGCGTCTCGTAGCGGATCGCGATCTGCATGGTGTGGGCATAGATACCGGTGTGGCAGTGCCAGCAAAAATCGCCGCGGCGCTTGAGCGATTCCAACATCAGCTCGCGGACAACATGCCAGTTCGGCGTGAAATTCAGGACATCGACGCCGAGTTGCTTGAACACGCTGGTATTGTTCTCTTCGATCAGCGGGCGATAGAACCAGTGATCGAAACGCACCAC from Bradyrhizobium sp. Ash2021 encodes the following:
- the hisH gene encoding imidazole glycerol phosphate synthase subunit HisH; the protein is MSDVAIVDYGINNVRSVRNAVEYCGYNPVVTHEASAIADASHVILPGVGAFGDAMNNIRARDIDEILNRQVREKGKPFLAVCLGMQLLAKTSEEHADDGVLHKGLGWFDADIQRLRPNDPKLKIPHMGWNMVAKERNHPILANISEKNLAFYFVHSFAMSCNNAEDIVGLAQYGQPVTAIIAKDNIAATQFHPEKSQDSGIELVSNFLRWNP
- a CDS encoding N-acetyl sugar amidotransferase; this translates as MLSCSKCLLPETAEATSFDTAGSCSVCAQIEVRDTQINWEERHAQMLELVAQYRDKGLYDCIVPYSGGKDSVFQLWYVVKKLGLKPLVVRFDHWFYRPLIEENNTSVFKQLGVDVLNFTPNWHVVRELMLESLKRRGDFCWHCHTGIYAHTMQIAIRYETPLLFWGESLAEYQSFYSYDEMEEVDEKRFNRAMNLGITADDMYEFLGGRVAKRDLYPFVYPPRKELMRIKCRSICLGSYIKWDTKRHVEIIKRELGWKGQEVEGIPPEYDYEKVECFFQGVRDYLKFIKRGMGRTNHLANIDIRNKRMTREEGEKLVRQYDGKRPPSLDLFLDYLQLTEEQFLGIAIKHEVSPWQFSPNDVEPGRRMPDMDKWDRTEVPWPNHPGVEIGGKG